A genomic region of Homalodisca vitripennis isolate AUS2020 chromosome 5, UT_GWSS_2.1, whole genome shotgun sequence contains the following coding sequences:
- the LOC124363502 gene encoding uncharacterized protein LOC124363502, producing the protein MAQLTTHSWKSLSVLLDSVNNLKMTLLTVLITYYWKKLPSEIVHYQSVDSVVEIEDAVHYPLEFLHTLNPPGIPPHHLYLKVGAPIMLLRNLVPPKLCNVTRLQIKALRRHVIQAVIYTGCGQWEEVFILRSPLIPSDYHFQFKRLQFPAKLCFPMTINKSQGQSLKMADVDLREDCFSHGQLYVACSRVSSADSLTILQPRGKTKNVVYKEVL; encoded by the coding sequence ATGGCTCAGTTGACAACTCATTCATGGAAGAGCCTCTCCGTGCTGCTCGACTCTGTTAATAACCTAAAAATGACACTGCTGACAGTATTAATAACCTATTATTGGAAAAAACTGCCATCTGAGATTGTCCATTACCAGTCGGTGGACTCTGTGGTGGAAATAGAAGATGCGGTACACTACCCATTAGAGTTCTTGCACACGCTTAATCCTCCAGGCATTCCACCACATCATCTTTACCTCAAAGTTGGAGCTCCAATAATGTTGCTTAGGAACCTGGTTCCACCTAAGCTCTGCAACGTAACTAGGCTACAAATCAAAGCGTTGCGCAGACACGTTATACAAGCCGTGATATACACTGGATGTGGCCAGTGGGAAGAGGTTTTTATCTTACGCAGTCCCTTAATTCCATCGGATtaccattttcagtttaaaagactACAGTTCCCTGCCAAACTCTGCTTTCCTATGACGATAAATAAATCGCAAGGGCAGTCCTTGAAAATGGCCGATGTTGATCTAAGGGAAGACTGCTTCTCTCATGGCCAGTTATATGTCGCTTGCTCACGAGTTAGCTCTGCTGATAGTTTAACTATCCTTCAGCCTCGTGGAAAAACAAAGAATGTTGTCTACAAAGAAGTATTGTAA